A genomic window from Bicyclus anynana chromosome 11, ilBicAnyn1.1, whole genome shotgun sequence includes:
- the LOC112048158 gene encoding sodium-dependent nutrient amino acid transporter 1-like, with protein sequence MKNKKGKVNKAFDASEPPPSFSEATKNEKAALDTITKDDTESGEPERAMWGNQIEFLMSCIATSVGLGNVWRFPFVAYQNGGGAFLIPYIIVLILIGKPMYYLEGVLGQFSSRNTVKVWALAPAMKGIGYAQSLACSYILSYYVSIIGLCLYYFAMSFQPVLPWAVCDPEWRNCVPSGQTENVTLTNVSRSSAELYFTKTVLQQPKGIEGGLGMPLWYLTLCLLASWLVIFVIVSRGVKSSGKASYFLALFPYVVMIILLITTVILPGAGNGILFFVLPQWDKLAELSVWYAAVTQVFFSLSVCTGPIIMFSSYNGFKQNVYRDAMIVTTLDTFTSLLSGFTIFGILGNLAHVLDRNVTEVVGSGGTGLAFVSYPDAIAKTFQPQLFAVLFFLMMSVLGVGSAVALLSSVNTILLDAFPRVKTVYMSALSCTVGFGIGLVYVTPAGQYVLEIVDYYGGTFLILFCGIAEIFAVFWIYGLENICTDIEFMLGISTSVYWRFCWGFITPAMMVVVFVYALLSFDNLTFGGTYIYPTAGYVAGYLMLFVGIALVPLFTGLAMYKNRSGNIWETIKKAFRKKSSWGPRAQNNKVQWLLFTENRQQLRLTMNRSWLRHIWLSLSGGYQRALRYK encoded by the exons ATG aaaaataaaaaggggaAAGTAAATAAGGCATTCGATGCCTCGGAACCTCCGCCATCCTTCAGCGAAGCGACCAAAAATGAAAAGGCTGCACTCGACACAATTACG AAAGATGATACTGAAAGTGGGGAACCCGAACGAGCTATGTGGGGAAATCAAATCGAATTCCTCATGTCCTGCATCGCTACATCCGTTGGGCTAGGCAACGTGTGGCGGTTCCCCTTTGTGGCTTACCAAAATGGCGGCGGAGCCTTCCTCATACCATACATAATAGTGCTTATACTTATTGGAAAGCCCATGTACTACCTTGAAGGTGTATTGGGCCAATTTAGCTCTAGAAACACAGTCAAAGTATGGGCCTTAGCCCCTGCTATGAAAG GCATTGGATACGCCCAGTCTTTAGCTTGCAGTTACATTCTCTCTTACTACGTATCCATCATCGGTCTATGCCTTTATTACTTCGCTATGAGTTTCCAGCCTGTTTTGCCTTGGGCTGTCTGTGACCCCGAATGGCGTAACTGCGTGCCGTCAGGACAAACTGAAAATGTCACCTTGACTAATGTCTCCCGTAGCAGTGCCGAGCTTTATTTCAC taaaacgGTGCTTCAACAGCCCAAGGGGATAGAAGGCGGTCTTG GTATGCCGTTGTGGTACCTCACACTGTGCCTGTTAGCATCGTGGCTCGTGATTTTCGTGATCGTCTCCCGAGGAGTGAAGAGTTCGGGGAAAGCTTCCTACTTCCTCGCCCTGTTCCCCTATGTTGTGATGATCATATTGCTTATCAC CACGGTAATTTTACCCGGAGCAGGAAACGGCATTCTGTTCTTCGTACTACCGCAGTGGGATAAATTAGCAGAACTTAGC GTGTGGTACGCCGCTGTCACTCAGGTGTTCTTCTCCTTATCCGTGTGCACTGGCcctattataatgttttcgTCCTACAACGGCTTCAAGCAAAACGtttatag GGATGCGATGATTGTCACTACACTGGACACGTTTACAAGTTTGCTGTCAGGGTTCACAATTTTCGGTATCCTCGGCAATCTGGCGCACGTGCTCGATCGCAACGTCACCGAGGTGGTGGGCTCGGGCGGCACCGGGCTCGCGTTCGTTTCATACCCTGATGCCATCGCTAAAACCTTCCAGCCACAG ctATTTGCAGTTCTCTTCTTTTTGATGATGTCCGTGCTGGGAGTCGGCTCCGCTGTGGCGCTGTTGTCATCCGTCAACACTATATTGTTGGACGCGTTCCCGCGAGTGAAGACGGTGTACATGTCCGCTTTGTCGTGTACTGTCGGATTTGGTATCGGCCTCGTTTATGTTACACCG gcAGGCCAATATGTGTTGGAAATCGTCGATTACTACGGTGGAACTTTCCTTATACTATTCTGTGGTATTGCTGAAATTTTCGCAGTATTCTGGATTTACG GTCTAGAGAACATATGCACCGACATCGAGTTCATGTTGGGTATCAGCACGTCGGTGTACTGGCGGTTCTGCTGGGGCTTCATCACCCCCGCCATGATGGTGGTGGTGTTCGTCTACGCGCTGCTGTCCTTCGACAACTTGACGTTTGGGGGAACTTACATATACCCTACCGCTGGTTACG TGGCAGGTTACCTGATGCTGTTCGTCGGTATAGCATTAGTGCCGTTGTTCACTGGGTTGGCCATGTACAAAAATAGAAGCGGTAACATCTGGGAG ACCATCAAGAAGGCATTCCGGAAAAAATCATCATGGGGACCACGTGCTCAGAACAACAAAGTACAATGGCTGCTGTTCACAGAGAACAGACAACAACTACGTCTTACAATGAACAGGTCCTGGCTTCGACACATTTGGCTCAGCTTATCAGGAGGTTACCAACGTGCGCTGAGATACAAGTAG